A stretch of Mucilaginibacter terrae DNA encodes these proteins:
- a CDS encoding RagB/SusD family nutrient uptake outer membrane protein — protein MKPLYKFSTITAFTALLVGTGYSCKNSLDINPQGQITEAQIITDPNVATNLVTGIYNIFFVGDAFGNDVRGFQFTVLGDIASDDADKGSTPGDYGDANSLDQLTANGNNGVVNNIWKGHYQAIARANQAIAQVQNAQFDATIKNRLLGEARFLRGMFYFNLVRIFGGVPLLSRVPAASEANAPEFQTRASLQDTYKFIIDDLNFAVANLTEIGTVGLEVGRANKGAAQSLLAKVYLYNKDYQNAFAMSDAVIKSNKYSLFADYTTLFRQINNNSKESIFEIQAGQNLACNAAIDRFTIAQGPRAGGKNGWVDRGYGFNNPSQSLVNEYEANDVRKNATIITINPSNGANSVGTVLFDGFRIPTKDSVENSRYNYKAYYSRDAEPNCGTVDRLPKHVMVIRYAEVLLIHAEAALQLGQGGTAQTDINLIRTRAKVPAIGIPTLQQIWHERRVELAMEQDRFFDLVRQDAVQPGRAAAAFAADGKTWNANRALFPIPQQQIDLSGGLLKPNPSN, from the coding sequence ATGAAACCACTATATAAATTCTCAACTATAACTGCATTTACTGCCCTGCTTGTAGGCACCGGGTATTCATGCAAAAACTCTTTGGATATAAACCCGCAAGGGCAAATTACCGAAGCTCAAATTATAACCGACCCCAATGTGGCCACTAACCTGGTAACGGGTATTTACAACATCTTTTTTGTAGGTGATGCCTTTGGAAATGATGTGAGAGGCTTCCAGTTTACCGTTTTAGGTGACATAGCTTCGGATGATGCCGATAAAGGCAGCACCCCTGGAGACTATGGCGATGCAAACTCCTTGGATCAGCTTACTGCAAATGGCAATAATGGTGTAGTAAATAATATTTGGAAAGGCCATTACCAGGCTATTGCCAGAGCTAACCAAGCTATTGCACAAGTACAAAATGCCCAGTTTGATGCTACCATAAAAAACAGGTTACTGGGCGAAGCCCGCTTCCTGCGCGGCATGTTCTATTTTAACCTGGTTCGTATTTTCGGCGGCGTACCTTTATTGAGCAGGGTTCCGGCGGCGAGCGAGGCTAATGCACCTGAATTTCAAACCCGTGCATCACTTCAAGACACGTATAAGTTCATTATAGACGATCTGAATTTTGCTGTTGCCAACTTAACCGAGATAGGCACAGTTGGTTTGGAAGTAGGCAGGGCTAATAAAGGTGCAGCACAATCGCTTTTAGCAAAGGTGTATCTTTATAACAAAGATTATCAAAACGCTTTTGCCATGTCGGATGCGGTGATTAAAAGCAACAAATACTCGCTTTTTGCTGATTATACCACGCTTTTCAGACAGATCAACAACAATAGCAAAGAATCTATCTTTGAAATCCAGGCCGGACAAAACCTGGCTTGTAATGCTGCTATTGATCGCTTTACCATTGCACAGGGACCACGCGCAGGTGGCAAAAACGGTTGGGTTGACAGAGGCTACGGCTTTAATAACCCATCGCAAAGTTTAGTGAATGAATACGAGGCTAATGATGTTCGCAAAAACGCAACCATCATTACCATTAATCCGTCGAACGGTGCAAACTCTGTAGGTACAGTTTTGTTCGACGGTTTCCGTATACCAACTAAAGATTCGGTTGAAAACTCTCGCTACAATTATAAAGCGTATTACAGCCGCGATGCCGAACCAAACTGTGGTACTGTTGACCGTTTACCTAAACATGTGATGGTTATAAGATATGCCGAAGTATTGCTTATACATGCCGAGGCTGCTTTACAGCTTGGACAAGGCGGCACAGCTCAAACCGATATTAACCTGATACGCACTCGTGCTAAAGTGCCTGCCATTGGCATACCCACCCTGCAACAAATATGGCACGAACGCCGAGTAGAACTGGCTATGGAGCAAGACCGCTTTTTTGACCTGGTGCGCCAAGATGCTGTACAACCTGGACGTGCAGCAGCCGCCTTTGCTGCCGATGGCAAAACATGGAATGCCAACCGCGCCTTGTTTCCTATCCCTCAACAACAAATTGACTTGAGCGGCGGCTTATTAAAGCCAAACCCAAGTAACTAA
- a CDS encoding glucoamylase family protein: MKTILFYITLTVVLTGISLSTFALTARRTTYNPDLTIKKGLTDQQLLDLVEKQTFQYFWDGAEPNSGLARERYHVDGDYLLNDKDVVATGASGFGVMAIVAAIDRHYITRKQGFDRLQKAVNFLAKADRFHGAWPHWLYGETGKVKPFGKNDDGGDLVETAYLAQGLLCVRQYFKNGNTAEQKLSSQIDKLWKEIDWNWYRNGGKNVLYWHWSPNVGWQMNFPVIGYNECLIMYIMAAASPTHGIPAEVYHEGWAKNGGISTDFKMYGYQIKLKHNTPQNQVGPLFWSQYSYLGLCPKGLTDRYANYWNEVKNHTLIQRAYCIENPKHFKGYGADCWGLTASYSVNGYAGHSTYDDLGVITPTAALSSYPYTPKFSMQVIRHLYEDLGHKVWGKYGFYDAFSETDNWYPKRYLGIDQGPIAVMIENGRSGLLWKLFMSCPEVKAGLKKLDYKSTFLTKK; encoded by the coding sequence ATGAAAACTATATTATTCTACATTACATTAACCGTTGTTTTAACAGGGATAAGCTTATCTACTTTTGCGCTAACTGCTCGCAGAACCACTTACAACCCCGATTTAACTATTAAAAAGGGACTAACCGATCAACAACTGCTCGACCTGGTTGAAAAACAAACCTTTCAATACTTTTGGGACGGTGCCGAGCCTAACTCGGGCTTAGCACGTGAACGTTACCATGTTGATGGCGATTACCTGCTAAACGATAAAGATGTCGTTGCTACCGGTGCATCAGGCTTTGGCGTAATGGCCATTGTAGCTGCTATAGACAGGCATTATATTACCCGCAAGCAAGGTTTCGACCGCTTGCAAAAAGCTGTAAACTTTTTAGCTAAAGCCGACCGTTTTCACGGCGCCTGGCCTCACTGGCTGTATGGCGAAACAGGCAAGGTAAAACCCTTTGGAAAAAACGATGATGGTGGTGACTTAGTTGAAACGGCCTACTTAGCGCAAGGACTGCTATGTGTTCGCCAGTACTTTAAAAACGGCAATACTGCCGAACAAAAATTATCTTCACAAATAGATAAACTTTGGAAAGAAATTGACTGGAACTGGTACCGCAATGGCGGTAAAAATGTGCTGTACTGGCACTGGTCACCTAATGTAGGCTGGCAAATGAATTTCCCGGTTATCGGTTACAATGAATGCCTCATCATGTACATTATGGCGGCGGCCTCTCCTACCCACGGCATCCCGGCCGAGGTTTATCATGAGGGATGGGCCAAAAACGGCGGCATCAGCACCGATTTTAAGATGTACGGCTACCAAATCAAACTAAAACATAATACCCCACAAAACCAGGTTGGGCCCTTGTTTTGGTCGCAATATTCCTATTTGGGATTATGCCCCAAAGGCTTAACCGACCGTTACGCCAATTACTGGAACGAGGTTAAAAACCATACACTCATACAACGCGCTTACTGCATCGAAAACCCCAAACACTTTAAAGGTTATGGTGCCGATTGCTGGGGCTTAACGGCCAGTTATTCAGTTAATGGTTACGCCGGGCATAGCACTTACGATGATTTGGGTGTAATTACTCCAACGGCTGCCTTGTCATCTTACCCTTACACCCCCAAATTTTCAATGCAGGTTATACGCCATTTATATGAAGATTTAGGCCATAAAGTATGGGGCAAGTACGGCTTTTACGATGCCTTTAGCGAAACCGATAACTGGTACCCTAAACGATATTTGGGCATCGACCAAGGCCCTATTGCAGTAATGATAGAAAACGGCCGCTCGGGCTTGTTATGGAAACTGTTTATGAGCTGCCCCGAAGTTAAAGCCGGTTTAAAGAAACTCGATTATAAATCTACCTTTCTCACTAAAAAATAA
- a CDS encoding family 43 glycosylhydrolase, whose product MPALAQVNQNRTYCNPINLDYTYMIYNAEQGLSYRSGADPAVVKFRGEYYMFVTRSLGYWHSKDLTNWDFITPEKWYFQGSNAPAAHNYKDSVLYVTGDPSGSMSVLYTDNPKKGDWKAKPFILNDLQDPDLFIDDDGKAYMFWGSSNTFPIRGKELDPNNNFKPISKTVELFKLDGDKHGWERFGENHSDTKLKGYMEGAWLTKHNGKYYMQYAAPGTEFNVYGDGVYVADKPLGPYTYAQNNPISYKPGGFINGAGHGSTVVGEGGQYWHYASMALSVNVNWERRLCAYPTFFDADGLMYSDTYFGDYPHFAPAIPGKKGAFTGWMLLNYNKPVTASSKLLPEHSADKAVDENVKTFWLAAKNDDKQWLQVDLQKPATVYAVQLNFADYKSNLYGRVPGLKHQYAIEGSTDGKNWKVLIDKKDSFTDNPNDYVELETPVKARYIRYNNVRVPANLAVCGFRVFGKGDGAVPQTPANFQVDRKTDRRDAMISWNKVKGAQGYNVKWGIAPNKLYSSWLVYDKNELDLKSLGTDQAYYFSIESFNENGVSKSSTPKKVQ is encoded by the coding sequence TTGCCTGCATTAGCCCAGGTAAACCAAAACCGCACGTACTGTAATCCTATCAATCTGGATTATACCTATATGATATATAATGCCGAGCAGGGATTATCGTACCGTTCTGGAGCCGATCCGGCGGTGGTAAAGTTTAGGGGCGAATACTATATGTTCGTTACCCGCTCGTTGGGGTACTGGCATTCTAAAGATTTAACCAACTGGGATTTCATTACTCCTGAGAAATGGTATTTTCAGGGTAGTAATGCCCCGGCTGCGCACAATTACAAAGATTCGGTTCTGTACGTAACCGGCGATCCGTCGGGTTCTATGAGTGTGCTATATACCGATAACCCCAAAAAAGGCGATTGGAAAGCCAAGCCGTTTATTTTGAACGATCTGCAAGACCCCGACCTGTTCATCGACGATGACGGCAAGGCATACATGTTTTGGGGTTCATCAAACACCTTTCCCATCCGCGGTAAAGAACTCGACCCGAACAACAACTTTAAACCCATCTCAAAAACCGTTGAACTATTTAAGCTCGACGGCGACAAGCACGGCTGGGAGCGGTTTGGCGAAAATCACTCGGACACCAAATTAAAAGGCTACATGGAGGGCGCATGGCTCACCAAGCACAACGGCAAATACTACATGCAATATGCCGCGCCGGGCACCGAGTTTAATGTTTATGGCGACGGTGTTTATGTTGCCGATAAACCTTTGGGGCCCTACACCTATGCTCAAAACAATCCCATATCATACAAACCCGGAGGTTTTATAAACGGTGCCGGGCATGGCAGCACGGTTGTTGGTGAGGGTGGGCAATACTGGCATTATGCCTCCATGGCACTATCAGTAAACGTAAACTGGGAACGCCGACTTTGTGCCTACCCAACCTTTTTTGATGCCGACGGCCTGATGTACAGTGATACTTATTTTGGCGATTACCCGCACTTTGCCCCTGCAATACCCGGCAAAAAAGGAGCATTTACAGGTTGGATGTTACTCAATTATAACAAACCGGTTACCGCCTCTTCTAAGCTATTGCCCGAGCACAGCGCTGATAAAGCTGTAGACGAAAACGTGAAAACCTTTTGGCTGGCCGCTAAAAATGACGATAAGCAATGGTTGCAGGTTGATTTGCAAAAACCGGCGACGGTATATGCCGTACAGTTAAACTTTGCCGATTATAAGAGCAATTTATATGGCCGGGTGCCGGGCCTTAAACATCAATACGCGATTGAAGGCAGCACAGACGGAAAAAATTGGAAAGTGTTGATAGACAAAAAAGACAGCTTTACCGATAATCCTAACGACTATGTTGAACTGGAAACTCCTGTAAAAGCAAGATATATCCGATATAACAATGTACGCGTGCCGGCTAATTTGGCTGTATGCGGCTTCAGGGTATTTGGTAAGGGCGATGGTGCGGTTCCTCAAACACCAGCCAATTTTCAAGTTGACCGTAAAACAGACCGTCGCGACGCCATGATTAGCTGGAACAAGGTTAAAGGAGCGCAAGGCTACAATGTTAAGTGGGGAATAGCGCCCAATAAATTATATAGTTCGTGGTTGGTTTATGATAAAAATGAGCTTGATTTGAAAAGTTTAGGCACCGACCAAGCCTACTATTTCAGCATCGAATCGTTTAACGAAAACGGTGTAAGTAAATCATCAACACCTAAAAAAGTACAGTAA
- a CDS encoding GDSL-type esterase/lipase family protein: MKLKVFLLLAVSCIATFGFAQQKPFWNEIQAFKKKDSLNAPAKGGILFVGSSSFTKWTELENVYKSYGAINRGFGGSNLVDANYYAKDIVFPYQARQIVIYSGENDIAGGASAIETLNRFATFFTSIRNNQPNVPVIYISMKQSPSRMKFASAVVHANALIKEYLTHYKATQFIDVDSKMHNKDGSLRPELFLPDMLHMKQPGYDIWIKEITPYLIKKIQN, encoded by the coding sequence ATGAAATTGAAAGTTTTCCTCCTGCTTGCAGTATCATGTATTGCCACATTTGGCTTCGCCCAGCAAAAGCCATTTTGGAATGAAATTCAGGCATTTAAAAAGAAGGACAGCCTGAACGCTCCGGCCAAGGGCGGCATACTGTTCGTAGGCAGTTCATCATTTACCAAATGGACCGAATTAGAGAACGTGTACAAAAGCTATGGTGCCATTAACCGTGGCTTTGGCGGCTCTAATTTGGTTGATGCCAACTATTACGCTAAAGATATTGTATTCCCATACCAAGCACGCCAAATAGTGATATATAGCGGAGAAAATGACATTGCCGGTGGTGCCAGTGCTATTGAAACCCTCAACCGCTTTGCTACATTTTTTACCAGCATACGCAACAATCAGCCTAATGTTCCGGTGATCTATATTTCAATGAAACAAAGCCCCTCGAGAATGAAATTTGCTTCGGCAGTAGTGCATGCCAACGCATTGATCAAAGAATACCTGACCCATTACAAGGCTACGCAGTTTATAGATGTTGACAGCAAAATGCACAACAAAGATGGCAGCCTGCGCCCCGAATTGTTTTTACCCGACATGCTGCACATGAAACAGCCCGGATATGACATATGGATAAAGGAAATTACCCCTTATCTAATTAAAAAAATACAGAATTAA